From Helicobacter sp. MIT 05-5293, one genomic window encodes:
- a CDS encoding NUDIX hydrolase codes for MKYSLSSLDSISHISDVSFCECVDSLYIKPRRMIYKENGVKRTWDFIESLDSVAILLYHQQKDSLLFVKQFRPAVFVSQQKGYTYELCAGLVDKEGKTLEQIACEEVYEECGYHTQNLRKITEFGTSVGNSGAKQTLFYATITEDDKISQGGGIDGEVIETIFIKVKDLEEFLFNEDIIKTPGLGFGIMWFLHQYPLLKKEK; via the coding sequence ATGAAGTATTCTCTATCATCACTAGATTCTATCTCTCATATCAGTGATGTTTCGTTTTGCGAATGCGTAGATTCCCTATATATTAAACCTCGCCGTATGATTTACAAAGAAAACGGCGTAAAACGCACATGGGATTTTATCGAAAGTCTTGATAGTGTCGCTATTCTCCTTTATCATCAACAAAAAGATAGCCTCTTATTTGTCAAGCAATTTCGTCCCGCTGTCTTTGTCTCACAACAAAAAGGCTATACTTACGAGCTATGTGCAGGGCTTGTAGATAAAGAAGGCAAAACTTTAGAACAAATTGCATGCGAAGAAGTGTATGAAGAATGTGGTTATCACACACAGAATCTCCGAAAAATTACTGAATTTGGAACATCTGTTGGCAATTCAGGAGCTAAACAAACACTTTTTTATGCTACTATCACAGAAGACGATAAAATCTCACAGGGCGGTGGTATTGATGGTGAAGTCATTGAGACAATTTTTATCAAAGTCAAAGATCTTGAGGAATTTCTATTTAATGAAGATATTATCAAAACACCCGGTTTAGGCTTTGGGATAATGTGGTTTCTGCATCAATACCCTTTATTAAAAAAGGAGAAATAA
- a CDS encoding flagellar biosynthesis anti-sigma factor FlgM has protein sequence MINGINTSINASTVINKETAPKLNESNGLKEKEEVQLSRADQIKEQIAKGEYKIDLQQTSEKMASNLLNL, from the coding sequence ATGATTAATGGTATCAATACAAGCATAAATGCTTCAACAGTTATCAATAAGGAAACAGCTCCAAAGCTTAACGAAAGCAATGGGTTGAAAGAAAAGGAAGAAGTGCAGCTTTCTAGGGCAGATCAAATCAAAGAGCAAATCGCTAAAGGTGAATACAAGATTGATTTGCAACAAACTTCTGAAAAAATGGCATCAAATTTGCTTAACCTATAA
- the aroB gene encoding 3-dehydroquinate synthase gives MQTHTLTIQTPTSTYPIHIGKLPAIKHSHKVLIVSNPKVAGLYLSKILGLLEAKEVYVCIIPDGEQYKNMQSLELILECAFGHKLDRKSLMIALGGGVIGDIVGFASGIYQRGIDFVQIPTTLLSQVDASVGGKTGINNAFGKNLIGLFHQPKAVYIDPSMLESLEKREFAAGVAEIIKMAVCFDKAFYEWLLTHSLHQPQNLCEAIIKSVEIKAKVVNADEKEKGIRAGLNYGHTFAHVIENLTAYKSYLHGEAVAIGMNMANILACKLGFLNDEQCEQIQRLLQSYDLPTRFEVSNPQAFYEQFYLDKKSFDSRITFILPYGIGDLRITDEVPKSKVLETLEEFVSGEK, from the coding sequence ATGCAAACACACACATTAACGATACAAACACCAACAAGCACTTATCCTATCCATATCGGAAAACTTCCTGCAATCAAGCATTCTCATAAAGTGTTGATTGTTTCTAATCCTAAGGTTGCTGGACTTTATCTCTCTAAGATTCTTGGTTTATTGGAAGCAAAAGAAGTCTATGTGTGTATTATCCCTGACGGAGAGCAATACAAAAATATGCAAAGTCTTGAGTTGATTTTAGAATGTGCCTTTGGACATAAGCTCGATCGTAAATCTTTGATGATTGCTTTGGGTGGTGGTGTGATCGGCGATATTGTCGGCTTTGCAAGTGGAATCTATCAAAGAGGTATTGATTTTGTGCAAATCCCTACGACTTTATTATCTCAAGTCGATGCGTCTGTGGGAGGTAAAACCGGTATCAATAATGCTTTTGGCAAGAATCTCATCGGACTTTTTCATCAACCTAAGGCAGTGTATATTGATCCCAGTATGCTTGAAAGCCTTGAAAAAAGGGAATTTGCAGCAGGTGTGGCGGAGATTATCAAAATGGCAGTGTGTTTTGATAAAGCATTTTATGAGTGGCTTTTGACACATTCTCTTCATCAGCCACAGAATCTGTGTGAGGCTATTATTAAAAGTGTGGAGATTAAAGCTAAAGTTGTGAATGCCGATGAAAAAGAAAAAGGCATACGCGCGGGGCTAAATTATGGACACACTTTTGCACATGTGATAGAGAATCTCACGGCTTATAAAAGTTATTTGCATGGTGAAGCAGTTGCTATTGGTATGAATATGGCAAATATTCTTGCCTGTAAGCTTGGTTTCTTGAATGACGAGCAATGTGAGCAGATTCAGCGATTATTGCAAAGTTATGATTTGCCTACGAGATTTGAAGTTTCAAATCCTCAAGCGTTTTATGAACAATTTTATTTAGATAAAAAAAGTTTTGATTCTCGTATTACTTTCATTTTGCCCTATGGCATAGGAGATTTGAGGATTACCGATGAAGTGCCAAAGTCAAAAGTTTTGGAAACTTTAGAAGAATTTGTATCAGGAGAAAAGTAA
- a CDS encoding FAD-linked oxidase C-terminal domain-containing protein: MLYEEHRKNLKNIVGEENYSDDKAHLIAYCYDATKERYEPEAVIFPRNEQDVSKVLSYCNENRIPIIPRGAGSGFTGGALPVNGGIILALERHFNQILEIDEKNLIARVQPGVVNKIFQEAVEAKGLFYPPDPASQEYSTLGGNVSENAGGMRAAKYGITKDYIMALRAVLPNGDIIRAGKKTIKDVAGFNICGTLIASEGSLAVITEITIKLIAKPKFSQSAMGVFDDIESAMNAVYKTMASGITPVAMEFLDNLSIRAVEERFSKGLPIDAGAILITQVDGDIPEQITWQLKELQARFEENGCKSFKIAQNEQESQDLWFARRNVSQSITIYGKKKLNEDITVPRSRLPELLTEIGKLSQKYGFKIPCFGHTGDGNVHTNVMVPDPNDKASLQKGYECIEEIFKVAINLEGTLSGEHGIGLSKAPFMKLAFTPEEMNLFRNLKKAFDPNNILNPGKMGL, encoded by the coding sequence ATGCTTTATGAAGAACATCGAAAAAACCTAAAAAACATTGTAGGAGAAGAGAATTACTCCGATGATAAGGCGCATTTGATTGCTTATTGTTATGATGCGACTAAAGAGCGTTACGAACCTGAAGCAGTTATTTTTCCTCGCAATGAGCAAGATGTCAGCAAAGTATTGTCATATTGTAATGAGAATCGTATTCCTATCATACCGCGCGGCGCGGGTAGTGGTTTTACCGGTGGGGCTTTACCTGTCAATGGTGGCATTATTTTGGCATTAGAGAGACATTTTAATCAGATTCTCGAAATTGATGAAAAAAACCTTATTGCTCGTGTCCAGCCCGGCGTTGTCAATAAAATCTTTCAAGAGGCAGTAGAAGCAAAAGGATTATTTTATCCTCCAGATCCTGCAAGTCAAGAATACAGCACCTTAGGGGGCAATGTCAGCGAAAATGCAGGCGGAATGAGAGCAGCAAAATATGGTATCACAAAAGACTATATTATGGCTTTGCGTGCTGTTTTACCTAATGGTGATATTATCCGAGCAGGTAAAAAAACGATTAAAGATGTTGCGGGATTTAACATTTGCGGGACATTGATTGCGAGTGAGGGTTCGCTTGCTGTCATCACAGAAATCACCATTAAGCTCATTGCAAAACCAAAATTCTCACAATCTGCTATGGGCGTCTTTGACGATATAGAATCTGCAATGAATGCTGTGTATAAAACTATGGCGAGTGGTATTACACCTGTGGCAATGGAATTTTTGGATAATCTTAGTATTCGAGCAGTCGAGGAGCGATTCTCCAAAGGATTGCCTATTGATGCGGGAGCAATTCTCATCACACAAGTCGATGGCGACATACCCGAGCAAATTACTTGGCAGCTCAAAGAACTTCAAGCGCGTTTTGAAGAAAATGGTTGTAAAAGCTTCAAAATCGCTCAAAACGAACAAGAATCACAAGATCTATGGTTCGCTAGACGCAATGTCAGCCAAAGTATTACAATTTATGGTAAAAAGAAGCTCAATGAGGACATCACCGTTCCACGTTCTCGATTGCCTGAATTGCTTACAGAAATTGGCAAACTAAGCCAAAAATATGGGTTTAAGATTCCATGCTTTGGACATACCGGCGATGGGAATGTGCATACCAATGTGATGGTGCCAGACCCTAATGACAAAGCATCGCTTCAAAAAGGTTATGAATGTATTGAAGAAATTTTCAAGGTTGCTATTAACTTAGAAGGCACGCTTAGCGGTGAGCATGGTATCGGTTTGTCCAAAGCTCCATTTATGAAGCTCGCCTTCACACCCGAAGAAATGAATCTGTTTCGGAATCTCAAAAAAGCATTTGATCCCAATAATATCCTTAATCCTGGTAAAATGGGGCTTTAG
- the mtaB gene encoding tRNA (N(6)-L-threonylcarbamoyladenosine(37)-C(2))-methylthiotransferase MtaB — translation MAKVFFKTFGCRTNLFDTQVMKSSLRHFECTENEEEADIIVVNSCTVTNGADSGVRSYLSKMRQGNKKIYFTGCGVGTRGESIFHQGLAYGVFAHSFKEQIDDFLSKKESFFYPETNPEHRDKTLITQFLGKSRAFLKIQEGCDFACNYCIIPSVRGKARSIEKQKILEQIAYLAESGISEVVLTGTNVGSYGKEFVNENLARLIKDIAKQNCIKRLRVGSLEPSQIDEEFLECLDLPLFERHLHIALQHTSDTMLAIMNRPNRVKSDLRLFERIARKGFCLGSDLIVGHPGEDEKVWEEAWANFQAFPLTHLHIFVYSPRDGTPSASMKNTIKGDVAKQRLHQLKSFVSQNNMRFRQTHKVPLEVLCESRTESESSFVYSGLDQFFNRVRIATNRDDLEGQWIDIDTYEIKQEGNDAKI, via the coding sequence ATGGCAAAAGTTTTTTTTAAAACATTTGGTTGTCGCACGAATCTGTTTGATACGCAGGTGATGAAAAGTAGCTTGAGACATTTTGAATGCACAGAAAATGAAGAAGAGGCAGATATTATCGTGGTGAATTCTTGCACAGTTACTAATGGCGCAGATAGTGGGGTGAGAAGTTATCTTAGCAAAATGCGACAAGGAAATAAAAAGATTTATTTTACAGGCTGTGGAGTGGGAACAAGAGGAGAGAGTATTTTTCATCAAGGTCTTGCGTATGGTGTATTTGCACACAGCTTTAAAGAGCAAATTGATGATTTTTTATCTAAAAAAGAATCTTTCTTTTATCCCGAAACCAACCCAGAGCATCGGGACAAAACTCTTATCACACAATTTTTAGGTAAATCACGCGCATTTTTGAAGATTCAAGAAGGGTGCGATTTTGCGTGTAATTATTGTATTATCCCTTCAGTGCGTGGAAAAGCACGCTCTATTGAGAAGCAAAAAATTTTAGAGCAGATTGCATATCTTGCTGAAAGCGGCATCAGTGAAGTAGTGCTTACAGGCACAAATGTAGGAAGTTATGGGAAAGAATTTGTTAATGAGAATCTAGCACGATTGATTAAAGATATTGCTAAGCAGAATTGCATCAAGAGACTTCGTGTAGGAAGCCTTGAACCAAGTCAAATTGATGAAGAATTTTTGGAATGTTTGGATTTACCGCTTTTTGAACGACATTTGCATATTGCCTTGCAGCACACGAGCGATACGATGCTTGCAATAATGAATCGTCCCAATCGCGTTAAATCTGATTTGCGTTTGTTTGAAAGAATCGCACGAAAAGGCTTTTGTTTGGGGAGTGATTTGATCGTAGGACACCCCGGAGAAGATGAAAAAGTTTGGGAAGAAGCATGGGCAAACTTTCAGGCTTTTCCTTTGACACATTTGCATATTTTTGTTTATTCTCCAAGAGATGGGACGCCATCGGCATCAATGAAAAATACAATCAAAGGTGATGTCGCTAAACAAAGGCTTCATCAACTTAAGTCCTTTGTCTCCCAAAACAATATGCGTTTCAGACAAACACACAAAGTGCCTTTAGAAGTGCTTTGTGAAAGTAGGACAGAATCTGAATCATCTTTTGTCTATTCAGGGCTTGATCAATTTTTTAATCGTGTGAGAATCGCTACTAATCGTGATGATTTAGAAGGACAATGGATTGATATTGACACCTATGAAATCAAGCAAGAGGGAAATGATGCAAAGATCTAA
- a CDS encoding peptidoglycan DD-metalloendopeptidase family protein, whose translation MKKIFLLMVLCWSFSFGAIAHNQKWESGYTLFAFFQKYDIPTSVYYNLSPKDRELTSEIYAGVTYYTLLDEEDNLLQALIPIGDGMQIHIFKRNGEYVLDFTPMIYFEQEQTINIAIQKSPYQDLLEMTHDKGLVSEFLNAYKNSVNFRSVLKNDRLAIIYDRRYRLGKPLNNATIKAAVIEINKKPHYIFRFTNGRYYNKEGKEIQGFLLQMPVAGARISSKFSLGRKHPILGTTRPHYGVDYAAPKGTPIVAAADGTVIFAGKRGGYGNLIEIRHDNNLKTLYAHMNSFASGIKVGKKVKRGQFIGRVGTTGLSTGPHLHFGLYRNNSPINPLSNVKAVHKELQAKEKEVFNAHIQEFIQRLDAALKNQTSSITPNESFNIPAETIENTDSTETPTETDESAKSLGTAQPTESTEANPQ comes from the coding sequence ATGAAAAAAATTTTTTTACTGATGGTTTTATGTTGGAGTTTTTCTTTTGGAGCAATTGCTCATAATCAAAAATGGGAATCTGGATACACACTTTTTGCTTTTTTTCAAAAATATGACATTCCTACAAGTGTTTATTATAATCTCTCTCCAAAAGACAGAGAGCTTACATCGGAGATTTATGCAGGTGTTACTTATTACACGCTCTTAGACGAAGAAGATAATTTGCTTCAAGCCCTTATTCCTATCGGCGATGGTATGCAGATTCACATTTTTAAGCGCAATGGTGAATATGTCTTAGACTTTACTCCTATGATTTATTTTGAACAAGAACAAACTATCAATATTGCAATCCAAAAATCCCCTTATCAAGATTTGCTAGAAATGACGCACGATAAAGGATTGGTAAGTGAATTTCTTAACGCTTATAAAAATAGCGTGAATTTCCGCAGTGTCTTAAAAAATGATCGTCTTGCAATTATCTATGATCGCAGATACCGCTTAGGCAAACCTCTCAACAATGCGACAATCAAAGCAGCAGTGATTGAAATCAATAAAAAACCTCATTACATTTTTCGCTTCACTAATGGACGCTATTATAATAAAGAAGGGAAAGAGATTCAAGGATTCTTACTGCAAATGCCCGTGGCTGGAGCAAGAATCAGTTCTAAATTCTCTCTAGGACGCAAACACCCCATATTAGGCACTACCCGCCCTCACTATGGTGTGGATTACGCTGCACCGAAAGGCACTCCTATCGTGGCTGCTGCTGATGGAACGGTGATCTTTGCAGGAAAAAGAGGTGGTTATGGGAATCTGATTGAAATCCGCCATGATAATAACCTCAAAACTCTATACGCCCATATGAATTCTTTTGCTTCAGGTATCAAAGTCGGCAAAAAGGTAAAGAGAGGGCAATTCATCGGGCGCGTAGGGACGACAGGATTAAGCACAGGTCCGCATTTGCATTTTGGTCTCTACCGCAATAATTCCCCCATCAACCCTCTTAGCAATGTGAAAGCTGTGCATAAAGAATTGCAGGCAAAAGAAAAAGAAGTATTCAATGCTCACATACAAGAATTTATCCAAAGACTAGATGCGGCTTTAAAAAACCAAACTTCCTCAATCACGCCCAATGAGTCATTTAATATTCCTGCGGAAACGATTGAAAATACAGATTCTACAGAAACTCCCACTGAAACTGATGAATCTGCAAAATCCTTAGGCACAGCTCAACCCACAGAATCCACAGAGGCAAATCCTCAATGA
- a CDS encoding plasminogen-binding N-terminal domain-containing protein, whose amino-acid sequence MRIWIILALSLTLHAFDYEPISTEIINVDSRNKTISFKSEHLQVGQSGIILAKKQNYEVIIANAQIQNIQEDIAIAEYMPFESISQRYLPTPRAEPLEGDKIIFGSFYDQSIAIAPDQETYNKIIALTSHTRFMHIDLFAAFLAKDGINDPQPKHFKAFCNIYSIGLIYILASNGINILDCQSFEILQTLDYPVPTLESTHAPFFSRIANIQTGSLASKMRSKKSRQYFPYYDNLLQNPLKTFDERNNNAL is encoded by the coding sequence ATGAGAATATGGATCATTTTGGCTTTGAGTTTAACACTCCATGCGTTTGACTACGAGCCTATCTCTACGGAGATTATTAATGTTGATTCTCGTAATAAAACAATAAGCTTTAAATCAGAGCATCTTCAAGTCGGGCAAAGTGGTATCATTCTCGCAAAGAAGCAAAACTATGAAGTCATTATCGCTAATGCGCAGATTCAAAATATCCAAGAAGATATTGCTATTGCCGAATATATGCCTTTTGAATCAATCTCCCAACGCTATCTTCCCACACCTAGAGCCGAGCCTTTGGAGGGGGATAAAATCATTTTTGGTAGTTTTTACGATCAATCCATTGCCATTGCTCCCGATCAAGAAACTTACAATAAAATCATTGCTCTCACCTCTCACACGCGTTTTATGCACATTGATTTATTTGCTGCATTCCTTGCAAAAGATGGTATCAATGATCCTCAACCCAAACATTTTAAAGCATTTTGCAATATTTACAGCATTGGCTTAATCTATATCCTAGCTTCCAATGGCATAAACATTCTTGATTGTCAAAGTTTTGAGATTCTCCAGACGCTCGACTATCCCGTGCCAACTTTAGAATCTACCCATGCACCCTTTTTCTCACGGATTGCTAATATTCAAACAGGATCTCTAGCAAGCAAAATGCGTTCAAAAAAATCGCGGCAATATTTCCCTTATTACGATAATTTACTACAGAATCCGCTTAAGACTTTTGATGAAAGGAATAACAATGCTTTATGA
- a CDS encoding mechanosensitive ion channel domain-containing protein, whose amino-acid sequence MIRCILLVCVMLGAMFGIDSSQEIVAEIEKLDDTLRKSNNLWLKQYSSLENYNNTNKEIEVLQAQLSKDISSEDQRSLKHRLEILQHQQELLKDYAKNPYGQLLEIKNIGEIPSITNPFLILTGYSFIKHLNEQRNVVLSNQESLESLVSQIRQKYHLLSRLAETDKSVQIVNEIFHTQMMLEELEGTQKILETSLDIYSKEIDSAILKVRNQITDQILKAVYVGVALLITILLAFLLKFTLRKYIVDTNRIYTANKAINFLNITIIVLILLFSYLENVSYLVAVVGFASAGLAIAMKDLFMSVLGWFVIVLGGSVHVGDRVRACKDGTIYVGDVLDISMLRITLFEDVTLTSYMENRRAGRIIFIPNNFIFTTMFANYTHAGFKTVWDGIDFSITFDSNYKKALKISTEIGKKYAKGYTEMVKKQVYRLRDRYSLRNPNLEVRTYCMIESNGFRISLWYQTNAYATLTLRSTISGEIIERILEEDDIFLAYPTTKVVPTGGDGRGNKPFKDPNEQPNRPRGGSEVPIDEKEEIGILGGSVKGKDEL is encoded by the coding sequence ATGATACGATGTATTTTATTAGTGTGCGTGATGTTAGGAGCGATGTTTGGCATCGATTCGTCTCAAGAGATTGTCGCTGAAATAGAAAAACTTGATGATACACTTAGAAAAAGCAATAATTTATGGCTCAAACAATATTCAAGCTTGGAAAATTATAATAATACAAATAAAGAGATTGAAGTCTTGCAAGCCCAGCTTTCTAAGGATATTTCTAGCGAGGATCAACGCTCCCTAAAGCATCGCCTTGAAATTCTCCAGCATCAACAAGAGCTTTTAAAAGATTATGCCAAGAATCCTTATGGGCAGCTTTTAGAGATAAAAAATATAGGTGAGATACCCTCTATCACAAATCCGTTTTTGATTCTCACAGGTTATTCGTTTATCAAGCATCTTAACGAGCAAAGAAATGTGGTATTGTCTAATCAAGAGAGTTTAGAATCCCTTGTCAGCCAGATTCGGCAAAAATATCATCTTTTAAGCAGACTAGCAGAGACAGATAAATCAGTCCAAATTGTGAATGAGATTTTTCACACACAAATGATGCTTGAAGAGTTAGAAGGCACACAAAAGATTCTTGAAACTTCTCTTGACATTTATTCAAAGGAGATTGATTCTGCGATATTAAAAGTGCGCAATCAAATCACCGATCAGATTCTTAAGGCTGTTTATGTCGGTGTCGCGCTTTTGATTACAATCCTTTTGGCATTTCTTTTAAAATTTACATTGCGAAAATATATTGTTGATACTAATCGTATTTACACCGCTAATAAAGCAATTAATTTTCTTAATATTACGATTATTGTCTTGATTCTGCTTTTTTCGTATTTGGAAAATGTGAGTTATTTGGTCGCGGTTGTGGGTTTTGCTTCAGCGGGTTTGGCGATTGCGATGAAAGACTTATTTATGAGTGTGTTAGGCTGGTTTGTGATAGTTTTAGGTGGGAGTGTCCATGTGGGCGATCGTGTGCGTGCGTGCAAAGATGGCACAATTTATGTGGGTGATGTGCTTGATATTTCTATGCTTCGCATCACGCTTTTTGAAGATGTAACACTGACAAGTTATATGGAGAATCGCCGCGCAGGAAGGATTATCTTTATCCCTAATAACTTTATCTTTACTACAATGTTTGCGAATTACACTCACGCAGGATTTAAAACCGTGTGGGACGGGATTGATTTTAGTATTACTTTTGATAGTAATTACAAAAAGGCGTTGAAGATTTCCACAGAGATTGGTAAAAAATACGCTAAGGGCTATACAGAAATGGTGAAAAAACAAGTTTATCGTCTAAGGGATAGGTATTCTTTGCGCAATCCCAATCTTGAAGTGCGCACTTATTGTATGATAGAATCTAATGGTTTTAGAATCTCGCTTTGGTATCAAACCAATGCTTATGCAACGCTCACTTTACGCAGCACGATTTCAGGAGAAATTATTGAAAGGATACTTGAAGAAGATGATATTTTCCTTGCCTATCCTACAACAAAAGTCGTCCCCACAGGCGGAGATGGTCGGGGTAATAAGCCTTTTAAAGACCCTAACGAACAGCCTAATCGTCCTCGCGGAGGATCGGAAGTCCCTATTGATGAGAAAGAAGAGATAGGTATTTTAGGTGGTAGTGTAAAGGGTAAAGACGAATTATAA
- a CDS encoding AAA family ATPase — MQRSKSLIIGLISLVLIAVLVVILLLKDSSELVSIKQAQELIESNPPQKIIFDRDYLYFDIQDKRYRVNKESVLPMVGYLGWDFPIESKNERMKGEMIGELGILIVILLGLAVLFQAFKMIFNKNKDASPKKVASSHFDAPSPLSSLEQSNNDALVHSPLSSSVTFKDVAGISEVKEELFEIIDYLKNTKKYQDLGIKLPKGVLLIGPPGVGKTMIAKAVAGEAGVPFFYQSGSSFVQIYVGMGAKRVRDLFLRAKSKSPSIIFIDEIDAVGKARGNTRSDEREATLNQLLTEMDGFEDSSGVIIIGATNKIEVLDEALLRSGRFDRRIYVELPDLNEREHIFEVYLQGKSHRLDVKEVARLCVGFSGAAIASLVNESALNALRRKSPVIELEDILATKDKVLVGKKKRLSFSEKEKEILATYQSAKALSAYWLEVDFDKISLIADSFKEIDKELVSKTELVNKIKVALAGNIAVEMMHHQIFSNAQEDIAKAKEIATQMCEQYGMAERLMTDSSDILVILESAKKEMSEFLSDSKPALMKVAKHLLAQERLSKEEIKTLIDDAFER, encoded by the coding sequence ATGCAAAGATCTAAAAGTTTGATAATCGGTTTAATAAGTTTAGTGCTCATAGCGGTTTTGGTCGTTATATTATTGCTTAAAGATTCTAGTGAATTGGTCAGCATAAAACAAGCTCAAGAATTGATAGAATCCAATCCGCCTCAAAAAATTATTTTTGATAGAGACTACTTGTATTTTGATATACAAGATAAACGATATAGGGTCAATAAAGAATCTGTTTTGCCAATGGTGGGATATTTGGGCTGGGATTTTCCTATCGAAAGTAAAAATGAGCGTATGAAAGGTGAGATGATTGGTGAATTAGGTATTTTGATTGTTATTTTGTTAGGGTTAGCAGTGCTTTTTCAAGCATTTAAAATGATTTTCAACAAAAACAAAGATGCTTCCCCAAAAAAAGTTGCTTCATCGCATTTTGACGCACCTTCTCCATTGTCTTCTTTGGAGCAAAGTAACAATGACGCATTAGTGCATAGCCCCCTGTCAAGTTCGGTAACTTTTAAAGATGTAGCAGGTATTAGTGAGGTAAAAGAAGAGCTTTTTGAGATTATTGATTATTTGAAAAATACCAAAAAATATCAAGATTTGGGTATTAAACTTCCTAAGGGTGTGTTGTTAATTGGTCCTCCGGGTGTGGGCAAAACAATGATTGCTAAAGCCGTAGCAGGGGAAGCAGGTGTGCCGTTTTTTTATCAAAGTGGGTCAAGCTTCGTGCAAATTTATGTGGGTATGGGTGCAAAACGCGTGAGGGATTTGTTTTTGAGAGCAAAATCCAAATCACCAAGCATCATTTTTATCGATGAGATTGATGCAGTAGGCAAGGCTCGAGGCAACACGCGTAGTGATGAGCGTGAGGCAACGCTCAATCAATTACTTACAGAGATGGACGGATTTGAAGATTCTAGCGGAGTGATTATTATCGGAGCGACTAACAAAATCGAAGTGCTTGATGAGGCATTATTGCGTAGTGGGAGATTTGATCGTAGAATCTATGTAGAATTGCCGGATTTGAACGAGCGTGAGCATATTTTTGAAGTTTATTTACAAGGTAAATCGCATCGACTTGATGTGAAAGAAGTCGCGCGACTTTGCGTAGGATTCAGTGGAGCAGCAATTGCCTCTTTGGTCAATGAATCTGCTCTCAATGCGCTAAGGCGTAAATCACCTGTGATTGAGCTAGAAGATATTTTAGCGACTAAAGATAAGGTGCTTGTGGGCAAGAAAAAGCGTTTGAGTTTCAGTGAAAAAGAGAAAGAGATTCTTGCGACTTATCAATCAGCCAAAGCCTTAAGTGCTTATTGGCTTGAAGTGGATTTTGATAAAATTTCTCTGATTGCAGATAGTTTTAAAGAGATTGATAAAGAATTGGTAAGCAAAACAGAATTGGTCAATAAAATCAAAGTCGCTTTAGCGGGCAATATCGCCGTAGAAATGATGCACCATCAAATTTTTAGTAATGCTCAAGAAGACATTGCAAAAGCTAAGGAAATCGCTACACAAATGTGTGAGCAATACGGAATGGCAGAGCGATTAATGACAGATTCAAGTGATATTTTGGTGATTTTGGAAAGTGCCAAAAAAGAGATGAGTGAGTTTTTGAGTGATTCTAAACCTGCCTTGATGAAAGTTGCCAAACATTTATTGGCGCAAGAGCGTTTGAGCAAAGAAGAGATTAAAACGCTTATTGATGATGCGTTTGAACGATGA